In one Aromatoleum aromaticum EbN1 genomic region, the following are encoded:
- a CDS encoding DUF2442 domain-containing protein: MSNYFFPKLLAVEALAPYRLRTNWSTGESLEVDVEGVLRSIPPLTAILNPEVFARVHVGEWGNSIEWIDEEFGADNVYAWAKEQAGDVSHQMFDEWMHRNALSLNTAAEALGISRRMVSYYRTAHKAIPRAIWLACLGWEATRPKTKTLPRALPTAREYAALHA, from the coding sequence GTGAGCAACTACTTTTTCCCCAAGCTGTTGGCTGTGGAAGCCCTCGCCCCTTATCGCCTGCGCACGAACTGGAGCACCGGCGAGTCGCTGGAGGTCGATGTAGAAGGCGTATTGCGTTCAATCCCCCCACTCACCGCCATCCTCAACCCGGAGGTGTTTGCCCGGGTTCATGTCGGCGAATGGGGTAACAGCATCGAATGGATCGACGAGGAGTTCGGTGCGGACAACGTCTACGCCTGGGCCAAGGAACAGGCCGGCGATGTCAGCCATCAGATGTTCGACGAGTGGATGCACCGCAACGCGTTGTCGCTCAACACGGCGGCCGAGGCCCTGGGCATCAGCCGTCGCATGGTCAGCTACTACCGCACGGCGCACAAAGCCATCCCGCGTGCGATCTGGCTGGCCTGCCTCGGCTGGGAAGCGACACGACCAAAGACCAAGACGCTTCCGCGTGCTTTGCCCACGGCTCGCGAGTATGCAGCACTCCACGCTTGA
- a CDS encoding nucleotidyltransferase family protein encodes MRISADKAHLASDIIASQYGENARIWLFGSRADDNQRGGDVDLYVEADSTDVMRKVRCKAALTELFDLKVDLIVGTGDKPIHRIARSTGVRLK; translated from the coding sequence ATGCGAATTTCTGCCGACAAGGCTCATCTTGCTTCCGACATTATCGCCAGTCAATACGGCGAAAATGCCCGGATATGGTTATTTGGCTCTCGCGCTGACGACAACCAGCGCGGTGGCGATGTGGACCTCTACGTGGAAGCTGACTCCACGGACGTCATGCGAAAGGTTCGCTGCAAGGCAGCGCTTACCGAGTTGTTCGACCTGAAAGTGGATCTGATCGTAGGCACAGGCGACAAACCGATTCATCGCATTGCAAGATCAACTGGAGTGCGTTTGAAATGA
- a CDS encoding AAA family ATPase: MLKSLHLAGVGPAREFGPVEFAPRLNFITGDNGLGKSFLLDAAWWVLTRTWARGVEAVPQRDAKRASIAYAYTKSTKGDFVEESVFSRVDQVWPVKQGRPPIPGVVIYAGVDGSFSAWDPARNYWSDKEALAGERLRAFNFTPEQVWKGLHGKDGIRHCNGLIHDWVLWQKGADPAFDDLIKVLDALSPSGNEKLVPGKPVRLGLDVTDYPSLRMPYGQDVALIHASAGMRRIAALAYLLVWIWREHQLACEQTGRKPAREIIFLIDEIECHLHPQWQRRIVPALLKVMQALTGRKVLVQLIVATHSPLVLASAEPLFDGEEDAVFTIGLREGQAVIVRETWAKQGDVVNWLVSDAFGLQQARSVEAEEAIEAAEAWMRGERDALPPHLTNERTIHKALERALPGGDHFWPRWVVWVENHQVAKKDKRS, translated from the coding sequence ATGCTGAAATCGCTGCACCTTGCCGGTGTCGGGCCGGCCCGGGAGTTCGGACCGGTGGAGTTTGCTCCCCGGCTCAATTTCATTACGGGTGACAACGGCTTGGGCAAGAGCTTTCTGCTCGATGCTGCATGGTGGGTGTTGACCCGTACCTGGGCGCGTGGGGTGGAGGCGGTGCCGCAACGGGACGCCAAGCGCGCGAGCATTGCCTATGCGTACACGAAATCGACCAAGGGTGATTTTGTCGAGGAAAGCGTTTTCAGCAGGGTTGATCAGGTCTGGCCGGTCAAGCAGGGACGGCCGCCGATTCCCGGGGTGGTGATCTACGCGGGTGTCGATGGCAGTTTTTCGGCGTGGGACCCGGCGCGCAATTACTGGAGCGACAAGGAGGCGCTGGCGGGGGAGCGGTTGAGGGCGTTCAACTTTACGCCCGAACAGGTCTGGAAAGGGCTGCATGGGAAAGACGGCATTCGCCACTGCAACGGCCTGATCCATGACTGGGTGCTGTGGCAGAAGGGGGCCGACCCGGCTTTCGATGACCTGATCAAGGTGCTGGATGCGCTGTCTCCTTCCGGCAACGAAAAGCTGGTGCCGGGCAAGCCTGTCAGGCTCGGGCTGGATGTGACCGATTACCCCTCGCTGCGTATGCCCTATGGGCAGGACGTCGCGCTGATTCACGCCTCGGCGGGCATGCGCCGTATCGCCGCCCTGGCCTATCTGCTGGTGTGGATCTGGCGTGAGCATCAATTGGCGTGCGAGCAGACCGGACGGAAGCCGGCCAGGGAGATCATCTTCCTGATTGATGAAATCGAGTGCCACCTGCACCCGCAGTGGCAGCGTCGCATCGTGCCGGCCCTGCTGAAGGTGATGCAGGCACTGACAGGCAGGAAGGTGCTGGTGCAGCTCATCGTGGCAACGCATTCGCCCCTGGTGTTGGCCTCGGCCGAGCCGTTGTTCGACGGTGAGGAGGATGCGGTATTTACCATTGGCCTGCGCGAAGGGCAGGCGGTGATCGTGCGCGAAACCTGGGCGAAGCAGGGGGATGTGGTCAACTGGCTGGTGTCCGATGCCTTCGGCCTGCAGCAGGCGCGCTCGGTGGAAGCGGAAGAGGCCATCGAGGCGGCTGAGGCCTGGATGCGGGGCGAGCGTGATGCGCTGCCGCCGCACCTGACCAACGAACGAACCATCCATAAGGCCCTGGAGCGTGCGCTGCCCGGCGGCGACCATTTCTGGCCGCGCTGGGTCGTTTGGGTGGAAAACCACCAGGTGGCCAAGAAGGATAAGCGTTCGTGA
- a CDS encoding glycosyltransferase, producing the protein MKKLKVMSVVGTRPEINMGVAQGMDILLDLAERLRARSDVGFLFVGRGSDARRLAADAQARGLDNVLFRDEIHPDEIPGLYAQCHVGVVALDRRHKTHNIPGKFLTYMQSGLPVLANINPGNDLVDLIDSEQVGRIPGWRRAARHWRHGCFHPERP; encoded by the coding sequence ATGAAAAAACTGAAAGTCATGTCCGTGGTCGGCACCCGGCCCGAGATCAACATGGGTGTGGCGCAGGGCATGGATATCCTGCTCGATCTGGCCGAACGGCTGCGCGCCCGGTCCGACGTCGGCTTCCTCTTCGTCGGGCGCGGCAGCGACGCTCGTCGTCTCGCTGCCGATGCGCAGGCTCGCGGGCTGGACAACGTGCTGTTCCGCGACGAGATCCACCCCGACGAGATTCCCGGCTTGTATGCCCAATGCCATGTCGGCGTGGTCGCGCTCGACCGGCGCCACAAGACGCACAACATTCCCGGCAAGTTTCTGACCTACATGCAGAGCGGCCTGCCGGTGCTGGCGAATATCAATCCCGGCAACGATCTGGTGGATCTCATCGATAGCGAGCAAGTAGGGCGGATACCGGGATGGCGTCGCGCTGCAAGGCACTGGCGGCACGGCTGTTTTCACCCCGAACGGCCGTAA
- a CDS encoding H-NS family nucleoid-associated regulatory protein: protein MSTYQEILAQIEALKQQAEEMRQAEIVGVIADIRQKIADYNLSAADLGFGAPARAEKPAAGKRGTVKAKYRNPATGTNWSGRGVMPKWLKAELDAGKAKEAFLIADEGAQV from the coding sequence ATGAGCACCTATCAGGAAATCCTCGCGCAGATCGAAGCGCTCAAGCAGCAGGCGGAAGAAATGCGGCAGGCCGAGATCGTCGGCGTGATCGCCGACATCCGGCAGAAGATCGCCGACTACAACCTGAGTGCAGCCGATCTGGGCTTCGGCGCGCCGGCGCGGGCCGAGAAACCGGCGGCGGGCAAGCGCGGGACGGTGAAGGCGAAATATCGCAATCCGGCCACCGGCACGAACTGGTCGGGCCGCGGCGTGATGCCGAAGTGGCTGAAGGCCGAGCTGGATGCGGGCAAGGCGAAGGAGGCGTTCCTGATTGCGGATGAAGGGGCGCAAGTGTGA
- a CDS encoding toxin-antitoxin system TumE family protein — MPAAGGQLAWKVVALAIVVALFAGGRDTPAVAGLIALPWDKLMHATAFGVLALSLVRGFSLPLVRAGAAAALFGVADELHQTTLPGRDPSVGDWVVVRAHADRHRALVSVQQAVLGLRAYRRQVVVERAGMDVPRVRHDPRSRHQRCAQRFGDGGGNLYQRLIHFSMREDPGIATLVELHDQTIDQGNGYWIKIEAWRVEVTHDIPHGIRYSLTLHEPYGKRILGYDNAHAIKPPKKFKYAGTRLPYDHKHRHVSDKGVPYEFRDAHQLLADFFNEVDRVLEEIMGS; from the coding sequence ATGCCCGCCGCGGGCGGGCAACTGGCGTGGAAGGTCGTCGCCCTGGCGATAGTGGTCGCGCTCTTCGCCGGGGGCAGGGACACGCCTGCAGTCGCGGGGCTGATCGCATTGCCGTGGGACAAGCTGATGCATGCCACCGCGTTCGGCGTGCTGGCGCTGTCGCTGGTGCGCGGCTTTTCGCTGCCGCTCGTCCGGGCGGGCGCCGCGGCGGCGCTGTTCGGGGTTGCCGACGAGCTGCATCAGACCACCTTGCCGGGACGCGATCCGAGCGTCGGGGATTGGGTAGTGGTACGGGCGCACGCTGATCGGCATCGAGCGCTGGTATCCGTCCAGCAAGCGGTGCTTGGACTGCGGGCATACCGTCGCCAAGTTGTCGTTGAACGTGCAGGAATGGACGTGCCCCGAGTGCGGCACGATCCACGATCGCGACATCAACGCTGCGCCCAACGTTTTGGAGACGGAGGTGGCAATCTTTATCAGCGGTTGATACACTTTTCCATGCGCGAAGACCCTGGCATCGCTACCCTTGTCGAACTGCACGACCAGACCATTGATCAGGGCAATGGCTACTGGATCAAGATCGAAGCGTGGCGGGTGGAGGTTACGCACGACATCCCGCACGGCATCCGTTACTCGCTTACCTTGCACGAGCCCTATGGCAAGCGGATCCTGGGCTACGACAACGCCCATGCCATCAAGCCGCCAAAGAAGTTCAAGTACGCGGGAACCCGGCTGCCGTATGACCACAAGCATCGGCACGTCAGCGATAAGGGCGTGCCTTACGAGTTTCGCGATGCTCACCAGTTGCTGGCCGATTTCTTCAATGAGGTCGACCGCGTGTTAGAGGAGATCATGGGGTCATGA
- a CDS encoding transcriptional regulator, with translation MKAIVVGILPQDRIRERMLAIARGEYKPKPTEPKIWFTSMRSLAEVLSDENRALLKVIQEAKPQSISSLADMTGRKPGNLSRTLKMMSNYGFVEMKRENRHVRPIAKATEFRIVA, from the coding sequence ATGAAAGCTATCGTCGTTGGAATCCTGCCGCAGGACCGCATCCGCGAGCGCATGCTGGCGATCGCACGCGGTGAGTACAAGCCCAAGCCCACCGAGCCCAAGATCTGGTTCACCTCGATGCGTTCACTGGCCGAAGTCCTGAGTGATGAGAACCGCGCCTTGCTCAAGGTCATCCAGGAGGCCAAGCCTCAGTCCATCTCTTCGCTGGCCGACATGACCGGTCGCAAGCCCGGCAACCTGTCGCGCACGCTCAAGATGATGTCGAACTATGGGTTTGTGGAGATGAAGCGGGAAAACCGGCATGTGCGTCCGATCGCTAAGGCAACGGAGTTCAGGATCGTTGCCTGA
- a CDS encoding type II toxin-antitoxin system HicB family antitoxin, whose amino-acid sequence MPEDTEALLSGCGAYHGWQQRDTHFVLAHFPGCFSAADELADLPRMAQEAVEVHFEGEDMAIPKPSAPEQWGDDERFHGGYWMLVEIDLARVSAKPVRLNISLPEYLVRQIDAYAASHHQSRSGFLARAAEEAMRAR is encoded by the coding sequence TTGCCTGAGGACACCGAAGCTCTACTTTCTGGATGTGGGGCTTATCATGGCTGGCAACAAAGGGACACCCACTTTGTCCTTGCCCACTTTCCGGGCTGTTTTTCCGCTGCGGACGAATTGGCCGACCTGCCGCGCATGGCGCAGGAGGCCGTGGAGGTGCATTTCGAGGGGGAGGACATGGCGATCCCGAAGCCGTCCGCCCCCGAGCAATGGGGCGATGATGAGCGCTTCCACGGCGGGTACTGGATGCTGGTGGAAATCGACCTGGCGCGGGTAAGCGCAAAGCCCGTGCGGCTGAATATCTCGCTTCCGGAATACCTGGTGCGGCAGATCGACGCCTATGCCGCGTCCCATCATCAAAGCCGGTCGGGCTTTCTTGCCCGGGCGGCAGAAGAGGCGATGCGAGCGCGATAG
- a CDS encoding nucleotidyltransferase family protein encodes MRISADKAHLASDIIASQYGENARIWLFGSRADDNQRGGDVDLYVEADSTDVMRKVRCKAALTELFDLKVDLIVGTGDKPIHRIARSTGVRLK; translated from the coding sequence ATGCGAATTTCTGCCGACAAGGCTCATCTTGCTTCCGACATTATCGCCAGTCAATACGGCGAAAATGCCCGGATATGGTTATTTGGCTCTCGCGCTGACGACAACCAGCGCGGTGGCGATGTGGACCTCTACGTGGAAGCTGACTCCACGGACGTCATGCGAAAGGTTCGCTGCAAGGCAGCGCTTACCGAGTTGTTCGACCTGAAAGTGGACCTGATCGTAGGCACAGGCGACAAACCGATTCATCGCATTGCAAGATCAACTGGAGTGCGTTTGAAATGA
- a CDS encoding IS3-like element ISAzo10 family transposase (programmed frameshift): MARYGQAFKDKAVARLLPPESASVETVSRELSISTATLERWRADALSRPARERAWTAPARFEAVLVTAAMDEASKSAWCRENGVYPQELEQWRTAATQALADPEDAARTSHREQKADRRRIKDLERDLRRKEKALAEAAALLVLFKKARGDLSNGQGRGRMIGLEDRQTMVRHIETAHAAGARLRPACELAGITVRTLQRWKAEDGLQVGDRRPLAERPTPAHALTDEERARVLAVANEPRFADQPPARIVPALADEGVYIASESSFQRVLRAHGQTRHRGRARAPQRSRTPTTHVATAPGQVWCWDMTYLPTQVQGRWFYLYLIQDLYSRKIVGWEIHDADDADHAVSLLKRTALSEGVHAMIDKPVLHGDNGSTLKATTVLAMLHWLGVKPSYSRPRVSDDNAYVESLFKTAKYRPEFPARGFATLEDARLWGHDFVRWYNFEHRHSGIRYVTPAQRHALEDRAILAARHQTYLQARERHPARWSRGTRDWTPIGAVTLNPERDAVVRDHLHAEDIGRLVA; encoded by the exons GTGGCCAGATACGGACAAGCATTCAAGGACAAGGCGGTAGCACGGTTGTTGCCACCGGAGAGCGCATCGGTGGAGACGGTTTCCCGCGAACTGAGCATTTCAACGGCCACGCTGGAGCGGTGGCGCGCGGATGCGCTGTCCAGGCCCGCTCGCGAGCGGGCCTGGACAGCGCCGGCCCGATTCGAGGCAGTGCTGGTCACCGCAGCGATGGACGAGGCGAGCAAGAGCGCCTGGTGCCGGGAGAACGGCGTGTATCCGCAGGAGCTCGAGCAATGGCGCACGGCGGCCACACAGGCGCTGGCCGACCCCGAAGACGCGGCGCGCACCAGCCACCGGGAACAGAAGGCCGACCGGCGTCGCATCAAGGACCTCGAGCGCGACCTGCGCCGCAAGGAGAAGGCCTTGGCCGAAGCCGCCGCGCTGCTGGTGCTGT TCAAAAAAGCTCGAGGTGATCTTTCCAACGGACAAGGACGAGGACGCATGATCGGCCTGGAAGATCGCCAAACGATGGTCCGCCACATCGAGACTGCTCACGCAGCCGGTGCGCGCTTGCGCCCGGCGTGTGAGCTCGCTGGCATCACCGTGCGTACCCTGCAACGCTGGAAGGCCGAGGACGGCCTGCAGGTCGGAGACCGCCGGCCTCTGGCCGAGCGCCCGACGCCCGCGCATGCGCTCACCGACGAGGAGCGCGCCCGCGTCCTGGCGGTGGCCAACGAGCCGCGTTTCGCCGATCAGCCGCCGGCGCGCATCGTGCCGGCGCTGGCCGACGAAGGCGTCTATATCGCCAGCGAATCGAGCTTCCAGCGCGTGCTGCGCGCCCACGGGCAAACTCGTCACCGGGGTCGCGCCCGGGCGCCCCAGCGCTCGCGCACGCCGACCACGCATGTGGCCACCGCGCCCGGCCAGGTCTGGTGCTGGGACATGACCTATCTGCCCACGCAGGTGCAGGGGCGCTGGTTCTATCTCTACCTGATCCAGGACCTCTACAGCCGCAAGATCGTCGGCTGGGAGATCCACGACGCCGATGACGCTGACCATGCGGTGAGCCTGCTCAAGCGCACCGCGCTCTCCGAAGGCGTCCACGCGATGATCGACAAACCCGTGCTTCACGGCGACAACGGCAGCACGCTCAAAGCCACCACGGTGCTCGCGATGCTGCACTGGCTGGGCGTCAAACCGTCGTACTCGCGCCCGCGCGTCTCCGACGACAACGCCTACGTGGAGTCGCTCTTCAAGACGGCGAAGTACCGCCCCGAATTCCCGGCGCGCGGCTTCGCCACCCTGGAAGACGCCCGCCTCTGGGGACACGACTTCGTGCGCTGGTACAACTTCGAGCACCGCCACAGCGGCATCCGCTACGTCACGCCGGCGCAGCGACACGCGCTGGAGGATCGGGCGATCCTGGCTGCACGCCATCAGACGTATCTCCAGGCCCGCGAGCGCCACCCCGCACGCTGGTCCCGTGGGACACGCGACTGGACCCCGATCGGCGCGGTCACGCTCAATCCGGAGCGCGACGCGGTCGTACGCGACCACTTGCATGCTGAAGACATAGGGCGGTTGGTTGCATGA
- a CDS encoding UDP-N-acetylglucosamine 2-epimerase, protein MSVSGHFVLPLSPSGFGFYRGDNYLDPEGFLNSAAGSSGAAHTIGNLIIGVDHQVLVEVLPEAMLVLGDTNSCLAVIPAKRRKIPIFHMEAGTRLAERCLGLFEQRWG, encoded by the coding sequence TTGTCCGTATCTGGCCACTTCGTTCTTCCGTTATCGCCCTCGGGTTTCGGATTCTATCGAGGCGACAACTATCTTGACCCAGAGGGCTTCCTCAACAGCGCGGCTGGCAGCAGCGGGGCGGCGCATACGATCGGCAACCTGATCATCGGCGTGGACCACCAGGTGCTGGTCGAAGTCCTGCCCGAAGCGATGCTGGTGCTGGGCGATACGAACAGTTGCCTGGCGGTGATCCCGGCCAAGCGGCGCAAGATCCCGATCTTCCACATGGAAGCGGGCACCAGGCTGGCAGAACGCTGCTTGGGGTTGTTCGAGCAACGGTGGGGGTGA
- a CDS encoding TIGR04255 family protein, with protein MVRDEGYPKLERQPLTLVLAEFRFARVTFDPSALAMLKERMASRFGEMTEGVAQQVQLGDAGVTIMPAPYVIWRAPESGASVHLEVDRIAYATTMYPRFEGFARDCLAVLEALIETLQPVTLHRVGLRYNDAIIPMPDELLEQYVEAPLLPFSPLAAGSGAVVRHLSETVVQTTAGALVVRALAGMHGLGMMPDLLGQFGLPLRVDVPPDRPVAVLDFDHYWEVAEAEGVAFDVDTASDRLTRLHEPAREAFWKVTKEFARTQRWN; from the coding sequence ATGGTGCGCGATGAGGGCTATCCGAAGCTTGAACGGCAGCCGCTGACGCTGGTGCTGGCGGAATTTCGCTTTGCTCGGGTGACGTTCGATCCGTCTGCGCTGGCGATGCTCAAGGAGCGGATGGCGTCGCGATTCGGGGAGATGACCGAGGGCGTGGCGCAGCAGGTGCAGTTGGGCGACGCAGGGGTGACGATCATGCCGGCGCCCTATGTGATCTGGCGGGCGCCGGAGTCTGGCGCTTCGGTGCACCTCGAGGTGGATCGGATCGCCTATGCCACGACGATGTATCCGCGCTTCGAGGGCTTCGCGCGCGATTGCCTGGCGGTGCTCGAGGCCTTGATCGAGACGCTGCAGCCTGTGACCTTGCACCGGGTGGGGCTGCGCTACAATGACGCCATCATTCCGATGCCAGATGAACTGCTTGAGCAGTATGTGGAGGCGCCGTTGCTGCCGTTTTCACCCCTTGCCGCCGGCAGTGGCGCGGTGGTCCGCCACCTGAGCGAGACGGTGGTGCAAACCACGGCGGGAGCACTGGTGGTGCGGGCACTGGCCGGGATGCATGGGTTGGGCATGATGCCCGACTTGCTGGGGCAGTTCGGTTTGCCGCTACGGGTCGATGTGCCGCCCGACCGGCCTGTGGCGGTGCTGGATTTCGACCATTACTGGGAAGTGGCGGAGGCTGAAGGCGTAGCCTTCGACGTCGATACCGCGAGCGATCGGCTCACCCGGCTACATGAGCCGGCCCGTGAGGCTTTCTGGAAAGTGACGAAGGAGTTTGCGAGGACACAGCGATGGAACTGA
- a CDS encoding VanZ family protein: MRSALFVLACLAVAVLSLLPGTALPPVAFNVWDKAQHAGAFAALAVLGLWAFPRQPAAVVGALLVYGVFIELAQGATSWRYGDWHDWLADAVGVTLGWAAWRCAGVVRGRMGVA; encoded by the coding sequence ATGCGTAGCGCGCTGTTTGTGCTTGCCTGCCTGGCGGTGGCGGTGTTGTCGCTGCTGCCCGGCACGGCGCTGCCGCCGGTGGCCTTCAACGTGTGGGACAAGGCGCAGCACGCCGGCGCCTTTGCCGCGCTGGCCGTGCTGGGCCTGTGGGCGTTTCCGCGCCAGCCGGCGGCGGTGGTGGGGGCCTTGTTGGTGTATGGCGTGTTCATCGAGCTGGCCCAGGGCGCCACGAGCTGGCGCTATGGCGACTGGCATGATTGGCTGGCCGATGCGGTGGGGGTGACGCTGGGCTGGGCAGCGTGGCGCTGCGCCGGGGTTGTGCGGGGAAGGATGGGCGTGGCGTAG
- a CDS encoding ATP-binding protein, which translates to MSRKKLPIGIQTFARIREDGCYYVDKTGFALQLIEEGNYYFLSRPRRFGKSLLLDTLAELFEGNEPLFRGLAAHGKWDWTRRFPVLRISFGDGMLQSRAALDERIDELLTENEQRLGLTVERASVAGRFGALIRQAEQVHGQRVVVLVDEYDKPILDNLTRPGIAREMRDGLRNLYSVIKGQDAHIRFAMLTGVSKFSKVSLFSGLNNLNDITLDERYSALCGYTDEDVDTVFAPELPGLDRDEIRAWYNGYNWTGTSVHNPFDLLLLFQKRQFRPFWFETGTPTFLVDLLTARRTFTPDLERVVALESLLSSFDVDRIPTEALMFQAGYLTIDSVRYLPGLMQLTLRYPNLEVRSSLNNALLEVLSDDPARHGVHLPQLYDLLTANDFPGLQQLFTAFFASIPHDWYRNNPIAQYEGYYASVFYSHFAALGLDIRLEDVTNRGRIDMAVLFNRNVYLFEFKVVELVPEGKALQQLRDRAYADKYRARGEPIHLIGVEFSRDSRSVVGFEVERVDAASS; encoded by the coding sequence ATGTCCCGCAAGAAGCTGCCCATCGGTATTCAGACTTTCGCACGCATTCGCGAGGATGGCTGTTATTACGTCGACAAGACGGGCTTCGCGCTGCAGCTGATCGAGGAAGGCAACTATTACTTCCTGTCGCGCCCGCGGCGCTTTGGCAAGAGCTTGCTGCTCGACACGCTGGCCGAGCTGTTCGAGGGGAATGAGCCGCTGTTTCGCGGGCTGGCTGCGCATGGGAAATGGGACTGGACCCGGCGGTTTCCGGTGCTGCGGATCAGCTTTGGCGATGGGATGTTGCAAAGCCGCGCGGCGCTGGATGAGCGGATCGACGAGCTCTTGACGGAAAACGAGCAGCGACTGGGTTTGACCGTCGAGCGCGCCAGCGTTGCCGGCCGCTTCGGGGCGCTGATTCGCCAGGCCGAGCAGGTGCATGGCCAGCGGGTGGTGGTGCTGGTCGATGAGTACGACAAGCCGATCCTGGACAATCTGACCCGGCCCGGGATCGCGCGCGAGATGCGCGACGGGTTGCGCAACCTGTATTCGGTGATCAAGGGCCAGGATGCCCACATCCGCTTCGCGATGCTCACCGGGGTGTCGAAGTTCAGCAAGGTGAGTTTGTTCTCGGGGCTGAACAACCTCAACGACATCACCCTGGATGAACGCTACTCGGCCCTCTGTGGCTATACCGACGAGGACGTCGACACGGTGTTCGCCCCCGAGCTGCCCGGGCTGGATCGGGACGAGATCCGCGCCTGGTACAACGGCTACAACTGGACGGGGACATCGGTCCATAACCCGTTCGATCTGTTGTTGCTGTTCCAGAAGCGGCAGTTCCGGCCGTTCTGGTTCGAGACGGGGACGCCGACTTTTCTGGTCGATTTGCTGACGGCGCGGCGTACCTTTACGCCGGACCTCGAAAGGGTGGTGGCGCTCGAGTCGCTGCTCTCGAGCTTCGATGTCGACCGGATTCCGACCGAGGCGCTGATGTTCCAGGCGGGCTATCTGACCATCGATTCGGTGCGCTATCTGCCCGGCCTGATGCAGCTGACGCTGCGCTACCCGAACCTGGAGGTGCGCAGCAGCCTCAACAATGCCCTGCTGGAGGTGCTCTCCGACGACCCGGCGCGACACGGCGTGCACCTGCCCCAGCTCTACGACCTGTTAACGGCAAACGATTTCCCCGGCCTGCAGCAGCTGTTTACCGCCTTCTTCGCCAGCATTCCGCACGACTGGTACCGCAACAACCCGATCGCCCAGTACGAGGGCTACTACGCCAGCGTGTTCTACAGCCACTTCGCCGCGCTGGGGCTGGATATTCGGCTGGAGGATGTGACGAATCGCGGTCGGATCGACATGGCGGTGCTGTTCAACCGCAACGTCTATCTGTTCGAGTTCAAGGTGGTGGAGCTGGTGCCCGAAGGCAAGGCGCTGCAGCAGCTGCGCGACCGCGCCTACGCCGACAAGTACCGCGCCCGCGGTGAGCCGATCCACCTGATTGGGGTGGAGTTCAGTCGCGACAGCCGCAGTGTGGTGGGGTTCGAGGTCGAGCGGGTCGATGCGGCCTCCTCGTAG